The following is a genomic window from Niveispirillum cyanobacteriorum.
CAGATGGCGCGGCGTCGCAGCCATTGCACAAAATTTAATCAGCACCTGCCCATGTGCGCGCCGAATCTTCCAGCGGCCTTGTGGGGAACCCAGGTTTTTCGCGCCGAACACCATGGAAATGGCACGCGGCACGGTTCTTGTAAGTTAGACTGCCGGGACATCGGTGTTGCGCCGGTGCCGGCATCCTTAGTCTTGATCTGTTCCATGCAGAGGAAAGGGAGAGCGCAATGAAGCTCGTCGTGGCCATCATCAAGCCGTTCAAGCTGGACGAGGTGCGCGAGGCCCTGACGGGACTTGGCATCCAGGGCCTGACCGTCTCGGAGGTGAAGGGGTTCGGTCGCCAGAAGGGCCAGACCGAGATTTATCGCGGCGCTGAATATTCCGTCAGCTTCCTGCCCAAGGTGAAGGTGGAAGTAGCCGTTACGGATGAACTGTCGGACAGCGTGGTTGACGCCATCCAGAAGGCCGCCAATACCGGCCGCATTGGTGACGGCAAGATTTTCGTCCTGGATGTGGTGCAAACCGTGCGCATCCGTACGGGCGAACAGAATGGCGACGCCCTGTAAGGGGCGGCACTA
Proteins encoded in this region:
- a CDS encoding P-II family nitrogen regulator; the protein is MKLVVAIIKPFKLDEVREALTGLGIQGLTVSEVKGFGRQKGQTEIYRGAEYSVSFLPKVKVEVAVTDELSDSVVDAIQKAANTGRIGDGKIFVLDVVQTVRIRTGEQNGDAL